The following proteins come from a genomic window of Meleagris gallopavo isolate NT-WF06-2002-E0010 breed Aviagen turkey brand Nicholas breeding stock chromosome Z, Turkey_5.1, whole genome shotgun sequence:
- the GNG10 gene encoding guanine nucleotide-binding protein G(I)/G(S)/G(O) subunit gamma-10: ISFLYICFSFFFTQVSQAAAELQQYCIQNACKDALLVGVPAGSNPFREPRSCTLL; this comes from the coding sequence ATTAGTTTCCtctatatttgtttttcctttttctttactcAGGTGtcccaggcagctgcagagctccagcaatACTGTATACAAAATGCCTGCAAAGATGCCTTGCTGGTTGGGGTCCCTGCAGGGAGCAATCCCTTCCGTGAGCCCAGATCCTGCACTCTGCTCTGA